The genomic interval CACGGCCGCGTACGCTGCCCACCGTCGCCGCGCCGAGCACCGTCGCGGTGGTCTTGTGCACGCCGCCCTTCGGGTTGGCGAAGGCGACCACCCGGGGTGAGCCGAGGTCGCGGCGCAGCACGTTGCGGGCGCGTTCCACCTCGGGGTCGGCCGACCGCTGCTGCCGGGTCGGGTAGGGGTCGATGGTGGCCCGCCGGGACACCGGGGCGTAGCCGACGTCCACCGCCGGATAGCCGGCGGGCGGCGCCGGTGCCGGGCCGGACGGCGGGACTACCGACGGGACGACGGGCGGGGCGACGGCCGGCGGCGGAGTCACCGGCGGCGGGGCCAGCGAGTTGCGCGGTGCCGGGACCGACCGGCCGGTGGCGGGAGGCGGCAGCGGCCGCTGCGCCGGGGGCGGGTCGGTGCGCCGGACCGCGGGCGGCGGGCTGGGCAGGGCCGGTCGCGGTGCCGGCACCACCGGCGGCGGAGGCTGGTAGCCGCTGCCGAGCGCCGCGTAGCGGGACTCGCCGGCGAAGTCCGGTCCCGCCGGCTCCGGCCGGTACGGCTCCACCGGCTCGGGGCGGTAACCGGGGTCGGGCCGGTAGCCGCCGGGCGGATAGCCGGGCTCCCGCCGGTCGGTGCCGGGCCGGTAGTCCGGGCCGGGCCGGTAACCCGGCTCGGCGGGATGCCCCGGGCCGGGGCGGTACCCGGGCTCGGCCGGGCGTCCGGGACCGAAGCCGGGATCGGGCCGGTAGCCCTCCTCCAGGGCGGCGTAGCGGGACTCCCCCGGATGACCGGCGCCGCCGTAACCGGGGGCGGCCGGATAACCGGGCCCGGCCGGATAGCCGGGGGCCGGCGGGCGGGGGTCGGGCTCCGGCCTGCCGGGGTAGCCGTTGCCGGCGTACCGACCGGTGGCCTGACCGCCCTCGGCGGGCGGCTCCGGCCCGCCTCGTTCGTCGAGAACCTGCTGCTCGTCGGTGCGACCGCCGTGCAGGGCCCGGTCGAGCAGCGCCCGCCAACGCGGCGCTGATTCCGCCGGCCGGCCCCAGCCGGTCTCGGTGCCGTCCACGGCTCGCCCTCCCAGCACCATCGGTCCCCGCCCTGACAGGCTACGAAGCAAACCCTATTCGGGCCACCTGTGCCAGCGCACCACCGCCGTCGGCGTGCCCGCCGTCGACCAGACGTCCATCGTGCCGCCCACCGTCACGCCCCGCCGCTCGCCCCGGTGGTGGGCGGGTCGGCCGGCGGCGCCTCGGCCGGCGGCCGGTCCGACGGTATCTCGGCCGAGGGCGACTCGGTCGCCGGGTCCGGCTCCGGCGGAAGGTCGTCGACCGGAGAGTCCACCGTGGGCGGCGGCTCCGTCGCACCCGGACCGGCCGGGCCGGCGGTCCCGGTGGCCGGCGGGTCGACGGGCGGATCGGCCGCCGGGCGGGCCGAGGTCGACGGGGCGAGCGGGTCCGCCTCCGGCGCATCCTCGGCGCCCGGGCCACCGGTCCCGTCGGCGTGGGTGGCCGGCAGGCTCGCGTCGGCGGGCGGCCGGGCCACGTCGGCCTGCTCGGGCAGGGGCGGGGTGAAGACGGTACGGTCCAGCCGGCGTACCTCCGGTGCCGGGTCGACGGCCCGTACCTCCGGTCGGGCGGCGATCCGCTCCAGTGCGGCCGGTTCGCCCCGCACCACGGCGGCGTAGACGCACGAGCACCCGGCCCGGTACGCGGTCGCCTCCTCGTCGGCGACCCGGGCGCCGCTGGAGTAGTACCGGCGCAGTTCCCGCTCCCCGGCACCGTCGCCGGTGACCCCGGCGGCCCGCTCCTGGTAGTCCCGGGCCTCCTGCTCCTTGCGGGCCGCGACCTCCGACATCCCGGCGACCACGTCGTCCGGGACGCGCAGCGCCGGGATGCGGACGATCTCGGTCTGGGTGCCGGGGCGCCACAGCCGGGCG from Plantactinospora sp. BC1 carries:
- a CDS encoding AAA family ATPase; this translates as MDGTETGWGRPAESAPRWRALLDRALHGGRTDEQQVLDERGGPEPPAEGGQATGRYAGNGYPGRPEPDPRPPAPGYPAGPGYPAAPGYGGAGHPGESRYAALEEGYRPDPGFGPGRPAEPGYRPGPGHPAEPGYRPGPDYRPGTDRREPGYPPGGYRPDPGYRPEPVEPYRPEPAGPDFAGESRYAALGSGYQPPPPVVPAPRPALPSPPPAVRRTDPPPAQRPLPPPATGRSVPAPRNSLAPPPVTPPPAVAPPVVPSVVPPSGPAPAPPAGYPAVDVGYAPVSRRATIDPYPTRQQRSADPEVERARNVLRRDLGSPRVVAFANPKGGVHKTTATVLGAATVGSVRGRGVLAWDDNELRGTLGLRAGSARHARTIRHLVADLIEIEALPSTQLIERLDDYLRHASDGSYDVLAGEESPRFAQRLDQHTVRRVLELLRRTHDVICVDTGNNVESSNWQTVLRAADQLVVTTVPREDAAFTADWMLDLLHDIGMGELADNAVTLLSCPTPGRSPLLDDLKRHFATRTRAVAVVPYDPALETGSSIEYAQLAQETRDAWLQAASMMLEPFAR